The Bacteroidales bacterium genome window below encodes:
- a CDS encoding TlpA family protein disulfide reductase: protein MKTLINIAFVLLTLGLGAQNAQFSIPSVELKTVDGKKFNTSEIKNNGKPIIIDFWATWCKPCVMELNAIADKYSDWQKETGVVLYAISIDDAKSMSRVAPFVNAKGWEYVVLLDPNSDFKRAMNVINVPHTFIIDGKGNIVEQHTTYAEGDENKMYEVIKRLAENKE, encoded by the coding sequence ATGAAAACTTTAATTAATATAGCATTTGTGCTTCTAACACTTGGGTTAGGAGCACAAAATGCTCAATTTAGCATACCTTCTGTGGAGTTAAAAACCGTTGATGGAAAAAAGTTTAATACTTCAGAAATCAAAAACAATGGTAAGCCCATCATTATTGATTTTTGGGCTACTTGGTGCAAACCTTGCGTGATGGAATTGAATGCCATAGCCGACAAATATTCCGATTGGCAAAAAGAAACCGGCGTGGTTCTTTATGCTATATCTATCGATGATGCTAAAAGCATGAGTCGTGTTGCTCCTTTTGTCAACGCTAAAGGGTGGGAATATGTCGTTTTGCTCGATCCAAATAGCGATTTTAAACGTGCTATGAACGTAATCAATGTCCCTCATACTTTTATCATCGATGGTAAGGGCAATATTGTAGAGCAACATACTACGTATGCCGAAGGAGACGAGAATAAGATGTACGAGGTGATAAAACGATTAGCAGAAAATAAAGAATAA
- a CDS encoding FAD-dependent oxidoreductase, with amino-acid sequence MMKFKDILSPFSAWGNINRKPVTVKNPFTERPGADRYRGFHKNDITKCIGCGTCEAICENKAIDMVPVEGIETKKGDSGLRPLVDYGRCCWCALCVDVCTTGSLTMSNEYTWVSENPDDFRYIPGVDNKPWDKSEKGWTNPGYSLYNPERVKMEELEPSERISNFLELVKGYSKEQAEKEADRCVSCGICIATCPAHMDIPGYIKAIRDNNLELGLKLLYDTNPLPEICGRVCTHRCEEVCSIGVKGDPLAIRWLKRYIADNVPFEKYKEILGLDSLPEGNKHIAIIGAGPSGISAAYYLRTLGYKVTIFEAKSRPGGATMYGIPKYRLPMEILDKEIGMLEEIGVEFRFNTMIGREVKFDELYTAFDAVFMGIGFEKPYLLAIENEGAKGSLQAIDFLREVNEGKKPEIGNKVVVIGGGNVAMDAARVSRRLGAEVSILYRRRIEDMPSDPEEIEGCEQEGIHIITQAIPTKIMVDANNVVTGIEYLKAKMVPDERGGRPRPEPIEGSETIIEATAVIGAIGQEGAYEFLGNEWLQKLNIKKGRIVVDDAMQTSIPRLFAGGDSVNPTADAISAIADGHKAARGIDKLLKGE; translated from the coding sequence ATGATGAAATTTAAAGATATTCTTAGCCCCTTTTCTGCTTGGGGAAACATTAACAGAAAACCTGTTACAGTCAAGAATCCATTTACTGAACGACCAGGTGCCGATCGATATAGAGGTTTTCATAAAAACGACATAACTAAATGTATTGGCTGTGGAACTTGCGAAGCCATTTGCGAAAATAAAGCTATCGATATGGTACCTGTTGAAGGAATTGAAACCAAAAAAGGTGATAGTGGATTGCGTCCGTTAGTAGATTATGGCAGATGTTGTTGGTGCGCCCTATGTGTTGATGTTTGTACAACCGGTTCATTAACGATGTCGAATGAATATACCTGGGTTTCTGAAAATCCCGATGATTTTAGATATATACCCGGTGTTGATAATAAGCCTTGGGATAAAAGCGAAAAAGGGTGGACCAATCCAGGTTATTCTTTATACAATCCCGAACGGGTAAAAATGGAAGAACTTGAACCCAGCGAACGTATCTCAAATTTTCTTGAGTTGGTAAAAGGTTATTCTAAAGAACAAGCAGAAAAAGAAGCCGATCGTTGTGTTAGCTGCGGTATTTGTATTGCTACTTGCCCTGCCCATATGGATATTCCAGGATATATAAAAGCCATTCGCGATAATAATCTTGAACTTGGTTTAAAACTCTTATACGATACCAACCCATTGCCCGAAATATGCGGTAGAGTCTGTACACATCGTTGCGAAGAAGTATGCTCAATCGGTGTCAAAGGCGATCCTTTAGCAATTCGTTGGCTTAAACGTTATATTGCCGATAACGTTCCATTTGAAAAATATAAAGAAATCCTTGGTTTAGACTCTCTCCCAGAAGGGAATAAGCATATTGCTATTATAGGTGCAGGACCTTCGGGAATTAGTGCTGCATATTATTTAAGAACCTTGGGTTATAAGGTTACTATTTTTGAAGCCAAATCGCGTCCAGGAGGAGCAACGATGTACGGTATTCCGAAATATCGCTTGCCTATGGAGATTTTGGATAAAGAAATTGGTATGCTCGAGGAAATTGGGGTAGAATTTCGTTTTAACACCATGATTGGTCGTGAAGTTAAATTTGACGAACTATATACCGCTTTTGATGCTGTATTTATGGGAATTGGATTTGAAAAGCCATACCTACTCGCAATTGAAAACGAGGGAGCCAAAGGTTCATTACAAGCCATCGACTTTTTGCGCGAAGTAAACGAAGGCAAGAAACCAGAAATAGGGAATAAAGTGGTTGTGATTGGCGGGGGTAATGTTGCTATGGATGCTGCACGTGTAAGCCGTCGCTTGGGTGCCGAAGTTTCCATACTTTATCGTCGTCGTATCGAAGATATGCCTTCAGACCCTGAAGAAATCGAGGGGTGCGAACAAGAAGGCATACATATTATCACTCAGGCCATTCCTACCAAAATTATGGTCGATGCTAACAATGTGGTAACTGGTATAGAATATCTTAAAGCCAAAATGGTACCCGATGAAAGAGGTGGACGCCCCAGACCAGAACCTATTGAAGGAAGTGAGACCATAATAGAAGCAACGGCAGTTATCGGCGCTATTGGGCAAGAAGGTGCATATGAATTTTTAGGCAATGAATGGCTTCAAAAATTGAATATTAAAAAAGGTCGTATTGTAGTTGATGATGCTATGCAAACATCCATACCTCGATTATTTGCTGGAGGCGATTCTGTTAACCCAACTGCCGATGCAATCAGCGCTATAGCCGATGGACATAAGGCCGCACGAGGAATTGATAAACTTTTGAAAGGAGAATGA
- the nuoB gene encoding NADH-quinone oxidoreductase subunit NuoB: MSEKKQFIDPDLQPRTVIGPNGEEININPLEDYFCSERPKVHEPKRWKIFEDFVNWARAESIWVLGFGTGCGSIELYPLLTPRFDAYRFGVQMRPTPRQANLMIISGYLSVKTLKRAIRSYEQMQNPKYVMALGSCTINGGMYFDSYNTINRLDKYMPVDVYVAGCMPRPEAILAGFEALKKKIKEGRAEGANEYAKNFDYYKANQKKIIKDWNMPDYNW, translated from the coding sequence ATGAGCGAAAAGAAACAATTTATAGATCCCGATTTGCAGCCAAGAACCGTAATTGGTCCTAATGGCGAAGAAATAAACATCAATCCGTTAGAAGATTATTTTTGTTCGGAGCGTCCAAAAGTGCACGAACCTAAAAGATGGAAGATTTTTGAAGATTTTGTGAATTGGGCAAGGGCAGAATCTATATGGGTGCTTGGATTTGGTACAGGTTGTGGAAGCATCGAGCTTTACCCTTTATTAACACCTCGTTTCGATGCCTACCGTTTTGGAGTTCAGATGCGTCCTACACCTCGACAAGCTAATTTGATGATTATTTCAGGTTATTTAAGTGTAAAGACCTTAAAACGAGCTATTCGCAGTTACGAGCAAATGCAAAATCCTAAATACGTAATGGCTTTAGGCAGTTGTACCATTAATGGGGGCATGTACTTCGATAGTTACAATACCATTAATCGCCTTGATAAATACATGCCAGTTGATGTATATGTAGCTGGTTGTATGCCACGTCCCGAAGCTATCTTAGCTGGTTTTGAAGCATTAAAAAAGAAAATTAAAGAAGGAAGAGCCGAAGGTGCTAACGAATATGCAAAAAATTTTGATTACTATAAAGCCAATCAAAAAAAGATTATAAAAGATTGGAATATGCCCGATTATAATTGGTAA
- a CDS encoding NADH-quinone oxidoreductase subunit C, which produces MENIIKNIEKIASVKNVKHQRANLSFLTVDKDQAISVVTYLRDYEGFSHFVMLSVADWIEEGEFELMYLLNNPTKRIDIGVCTRISRENATMHTAHHLWEQIWSYQRELKEMYGIDFPGSPRVDESFLLEGWDQIPPMCREFDTLKYAEETYFPRPGRETHDPATYMKQKLYPNE; this is translated from the coding sequence ATGGAAAATATTATAAAGAACATAGAAAAAATAGCGTCAGTTAAAAATGTTAAACACCAAAGAGCTAATCTTTCTTTTTTAACTGTCGACAAAGATCAAGCCATTTCCGTAGTTACGTATTTACGCGATTACGAAGGTTTTTCACATTTCGTTATGTTGAGTGTAGCCGATTGGATCGAAGAAGGAGAATTTGAGCTAATGTACCTACTTAATAATCCTACAAAGAGGATCGATATTGGTGTTTGTACTCGAATTTCGCGTGAGAACGCTACTATGCATACAGCTCATCATTTATGGGAACAGATATGGTCGTATCAACGCGAATTAAAAGAAATGTATGGTATTGATTTTCCCGGTAGTCCACGCGTTGATGAGAGCTTCTTGCTCGAGGGGTGGGATCAAATACCTCCTATGTGTCGTGAATTTGACACATTAAAATATGCTGAGGAAACATATTTCCCCCGTCCTGGAAGGGAAACACATGACCCAGCGACTTATATGAAACAAAAATTATATCCCAATGAATAG
- a CDS encoding T9SS type A sorting domain-containing protein, whose product MKKNLLTLAISFLAITGIVSTSFAQLPNGSIAPNWTLKDINGTNYTLYDYLNQGKKVIIDFSAVWCGPCWSYHTSGALEGVYNSYGPTGTVNQTMMVFFIEGDEGTLAQLNGGSGSQGNWVTGTPYPIIATCAAPDGNGSTGLATVSAYNIQYFPTVYTVCPDRTIYESGQLTTSQHYSFANSHCAALTTNVNDVKAFSSTSPAGTYCVGNVSPNLTIQNYGTANLTSCTILVKLDGTTMQTINWTGNLAMYEVANISINPLTNIPDGNHTLSFELLDPNGQTDENLSNNTINNPFIVNSNGAVVHFDLYTDVYPSETSWNLKVQGTSTIIAEGGNYTSGHHHYTEDWCLNPGTCYTFTILDSYGDGMNNNSSSTSDDGNVTITYGGQTLATIAGATIGSSKSVNFCVPSVGVDPNSLNGRLMVYPNPATTEINIANVQNATIQLIDMLGNVLYTKTAASDNEIVSTSQLVNGTYFVKVTTSNESVSRKVIITK is encoded by the coding sequence ATGAAAAAAAATTTATTAACATTAGCAATTAGCTTTTTAGCTATAACTGGTATTGTAAGCACTTCGTTTGCTCAATTACCAAATGGCAGTATTGCTCCAAATTGGACCTTAAAAGATATTAATGGTACCAATTATACTTTGTACGATTACCTTAATCAAGGTAAAAAAGTAATAATCGATTTCTCGGCTGTATGGTGTGGTCCTTGTTGGAGTTATCATACGAGTGGTGCCTTAGAAGGTGTATATAATTCGTATGGTCCAACCGGAACAGTTAATCAAACAATGATGGTTTTCTTTATCGAAGGTGACGAAGGCACTTTGGCACAATTAAATGGAGGCTCTGGCTCACAAGGGAACTGGGTTACAGGTACACCATATCCTATTATTGCAACTTGTGCTGCTCCCGATGGTAATGGCTCTACTGGTTTAGCTACGGTTTCTGCTTATAATATTCAATATTTCCCTACAGTTTATACAGTGTGTCCAGATAGAACCATTTATGAATCAGGTCAGCTAACCACATCACAGCATTATTCTTTTGCCAATAGCCATTGTGCAGCTCTTACTACAAATGTTAATGACGTAAAAGCATTTAGTAGTACATCGCCTGCCGGAACTTATTGTGTAGGTAATGTAAGTCCCAATTTGACTATTCAAAATTATGGAACTGCAAATTTAACCTCTTGTACTATTCTTGTAAAACTCGATGGTACTACAATGCAAACAATTAATTGGACAGGTAATTTGGCGATGTACGAAGTGGCTAATATTTCTATAAATCCATTAACTAATATTCCCGATGGTAATCATACTTTAAGTTTTGAATTACTTGATCCCAATGGACAAACAGATGAAAATCTATCCAATAACACCATAAATAATCCTTTTATTGTTAATTCAAATGGTGCTGTGGTTCATTTTGATTTATATACCGATGTTTATCCCAGCGAAACAAGTTGGAATTTAAAAGTACAAGGAACATCAACGATTATTGCTGAAGGAGGTAATTATACTTCCGGACATCATCACTATACCGAAGATTGGTGTTTAAATCCAGGTACTTGCTATACATTTACTATTTTAGATTCATACGGAGATGGTATGAATAACAATTCTTCATCAACTTCAGACGATGGCAATGTTACTATTACCTATGGTGGTCAAACTTTAGCAACTATAGCTGGTGCTACCATCGGTAGTTCTAAATCTGTAAACTTCTGTGTTCCTTCGGTTGGTGTTGATCCTAATTCATTAAATGGTAGATTAATGGTTTATCCTAACCCTGCTACTACCGAAATTAATATTGCTAATGTCCAAAATGCAACGATTCAGTTAATTGACATGTTGGGTAATGTTCTTTACACCAAAACAGCTGCATCTGATAACGAAATAGTATCTACCTCTCAATTAGTGAATGGTACTTATTTTGTTAAGGTTACAACTTCGAATGAGTCAGTTAGTCGTAAAGTGATTATTACAAAATAA
- a CDS encoding T9SS type A sorting domain-containing protein, protein MKKFFIFFLYLAAFSCFSLYLNAQTLELYTTSGNLLQYGDTITVSGTPQSSELIGHVHVKNISSNTIQVSCTKSYLYIVPGSSNTFCWANNCYPPNTFTSPMKTIAPQEIVTDFSGDYYPTGNAGISYIRYTFNVYHGDSAWIVIKYDATGSGINSYNFAKLSTPYPNPANSVVNVPYYLSSSQKGSIEIYDMIGKLKTSIALNPKQNMITIPVNAYNNGIYFLQLKVNGNSISTEKIIVKH, encoded by the coding sequence ATGAAAAAATTTTTTATATTTTTTTTATATCTAGCAGCATTCAGTTGTTTTTCGTTATATTTAAATGCTCAAACATTGGAGCTATATACCACTAGTGGTAATTTACTTCAATATGGTGATACCATTACTGTAAGTGGCACACCTCAATCATCGGAGCTTATCGGACACGTACATGTTAAAAACATCTCAAGTAATACTATTCAGGTCTCTTGTACTAAGTCATATCTTTATATAGTACCAGGTAGTAGCAATACATTTTGTTGGGCTAACAACTGCTATCCTCCTAACACCTTTACATCGCCTATGAAGACTATTGCACCACAAGAAATTGTAACCGATTTTTCGGGCGATTATTATCCCACAGGTAATGCTGGTATTAGTTACATACGTTATACTTTTAATGTTTACCATGGCGATTCGGCTTGGATTGTTATTAAATACGATGCTACTGGTTCGGGAATTAATTCATATAATTTTGCAAAACTTTCTACCCCCTACCCAAATCCAGCAAACTCGGTTGTTAATGTTCCCTATTATTTAAGTTCTTCGCAAAAAGGAAGCATAGAAATATATGACATGATAGGAAAGCTAAAGACTTCTATTGCCTTAAATCCCAAGCAAAACATGATAACCATTCCAGTAAATGCATATAATAATGGAATTTACTTTTTACAATTGAAGGTTAATGGGAACTCCATTAGCACTGAAAAAATCATTGTAAAGCATTAG
- a CDS encoding NADH-quinone oxidoreductase subunit D, translating to MNSKFKIEPDRSLYPSVGADGKLEIDLSSGKYIKIWHGPNHPGVTGNMSLELTICGDEIVEAKTHVGYLHRGFEKIYERRTWMQCFPTVVRMCVPEPDTNEYCFSAALEELSGIEVPEYAQWMRTLALEMARLTNLLRTVPGLGGTMGLGLGVQWGVYLRDLLLDRFEELTGARIYHMYMIPGGVRGKMPQGFKERLLDNLKQIDDFSVRIKKLIFDNAVVKKRAVGTGYVPVEWIDKFGVVGPNARAAGVNRDVRKDYPYLKYAELDFEPYVDEKKGSDVYSRFWVRYMDMVNTVALIRQILNKMPNDGEILARIPNALHWSVPKGQTYVRCESSRGEYGFYVVSDGSEYPRRINLRGPSYTHAIALLEKLLINANISDVSPIMVSLTTCPPEIER from the coding sequence ATGAATAGTAAGTTTAAAATAGAACCCGATAGAAGTTTATATCCATCAGTGGGTGCCGATGGAAAACTTGAAATAGATTTGAGTTCAGGCAAATATATTAAAATATGGCATGGACCTAATCATCCCGGAGTTACGGGTAATATGTCATTGGAATTGACTATTTGCGGAGATGAGATAGTAGAAGCAAAAACACATGTTGGTTATTTGCATCGTGGCTTCGAAAAAATATATGAGCGTAGAACATGGATGCAATGTTTTCCTACTGTTGTTCGTATGTGTGTGCCCGAACCCGATACGAATGAGTATTGTTTTTCAGCAGCATTAGAAGAATTAAGCGGTATTGAAGTCCCTGAGTATGCACAATGGATGCGTACATTAGCACTCGAAATGGCTCGCTTGACTAATCTTTTGCGAACAGTCCCAGGGTTAGGAGGAACCATGGGTTTGGGATTAGGTGTGCAGTGGGGAGTTTATCTTCGCGATTTATTGCTCGATCGTTTCGAAGAACTTACCGGAGCTCGAATTTATCATATGTATATGATTCCCGGTGGTGTTCGAGGTAAAATGCCTCAAGGCTTTAAAGAACGATTGCTCGATAATTTGAAACAAATTGACGATTTTTCTGTTCGAATAAAAAAACTAATTTTCGATAATGCAGTAGTAAAAAAACGTGCGGTAGGAACTGGATATGTTCCGGTTGAATGGATTGATAAATTTGGAGTTGTTGGCCCCAATGCTCGTGCTGCTGGTGTAAATCGAGATGTACGAAAAGATTACCCTTATTTAAAATACGCTGAATTAGATTTTGAACCTTACGTTGATGAAAAAAAAGGTTCTGATGTGTATTCACGATTCTGGGTTCGATATATGGATATGGTGAATACGGTTGCTCTAATACGACAAATACTCAATAAAATGCCCAACGATGGCGAAATATTGGCACGTATTCCCAATGCACTGCATTGGAGTGTTCCTAAAGGGCAAACTTATGTCCGTTGCGAATCATCGCGAGGTGAATATGGTTTTTATGTAGTGAGCGATGGTAGTGAATACCCACGACGAATAAACCTCAGAGGACCAAGTTATACTCATGCTATAGCTTTACTCGAAAAATTATTAATAAACGCTAATATTTCTGATGTTAGCCCAATTATGGTGTCGCTAACAACTTGTCCACCCGAAATAGAACGTTAA
- a CDS encoding NADH-quinone oxidoreductase subunit H gives MTFDWTKLLYTLLGLFIVINWGLLQYGIVRRITARVAKRIGMKVYQPYIDLVKNYSMRSQISHGVMYYLGPVFRLAGGLGIFLFMPLVFNSPFSNYSFAGDVILILYFMFFGMLGMALGASEGGHPYSFIGISRGLSQFTTIEVPFTLAVLAIAAQHHTFSVTGIVEAQQGGFLHWNVFTNPFATAAAMLAFLGMMGASPFNVVMAPQEIPIGPPTEYHGTYLGVLQTNRAILYVSESILMVNLFFGGATSWPELIIKGFLVYMWPVFVGQVFPRFRIDQSVPWFLKLPLLLGVLGLLFI, from the coding sequence ATGACATTCGATTGGACAAAATTGCTTTATACCTTATTAGGTTTGTTTATTGTAATTAATTGGGGACTTTTACAATATGGCATAGTTAGACGAATAACTGCCCGTGTCGCTAAACGTATAGGAATGAAAGTATATCAGCCTTATATCGATTTAGTAAAAAATTACAGTATGAGAAGCCAAATTTCTCATGGTGTTATGTATTATTTAGGTCCTGTTTTTCGTTTAGCTGGTGGTTTAGGAATATTTTTATTTATGCCATTAGTTTTTAATTCACCTTTTAGCAATTATTCGTTCGCCGGCGATGTGATTCTTATTTTGTATTTTATGTTTTTTGGAATGTTAGGAATGGCTTTAGGTGCTAGTGAAGGTGGTCATCCTTATTCTTTTATAGGTATTAGCCGTGGATTATCGCAGTTTACTACAATAGAAGTGCCTTTTACCTTAGCTGTTTTAGCCATTGCTGCACAACATCATACTTTTTCCGTTACCGGAATTGTTGAAGCACAGCAAGGCGGTTTTTTGCATTGGAATGTATTTACCAATCCATTTGCAACTGCTGCAGCTATGTTAGCATTTTTAGGTATGATGGGAGCTTCTCCTTTTAATGTTGTTATGGCTCCGCAAGAAATTCCTATTGGACCTCCAACCGAATATCATGGAACCTATTTAGGTGTTTTACAAACTAATAGAGCAATACTGTATGTCAGTGAATCTATTTTAATGGTAAACTTGTTTTTTGGAGGTGCTACAAGCTGGCCTGAACTAATTATTAAAGGTTTTCTGGTTTATATGTGGCCTGTTTTTGTAGGACAAGTATTCCCACGTTTTAGAATTGATCAAAGTGTGCCCTGGTTTTTAAAATTACCTTTATTATTAGGCGTTCTTGGTTTATTATTTATTTAA
- a CDS encoding ferritin family protein, with protein MNQFNSTNDILEFAINREQESIDLYENLSKQAPTPQMKEVFSSFAAEERGHKKRLQNIKSSGQFKLMERNIKDLKIEDYLVDVSETVGLTYQAALILAMKKEKAAFKLYMNLASKVDDPLMKSLFESLAQEESKHKLRFEIEYDEMINKDN; from the coding sequence ATAAACCAATTTAATTCAACTAATGATATTCTCGAGTTTGCCATAAATCGAGAACAGGAAAGTATAGATTTATATGAAAATCTTTCTAAACAGGCACCAACGCCACAAATGAAAGAAGTGTTCAGCTCTTTTGCAGCAGAAGAAAGAGGGCATAAAAAAAGATTGCAAAACATTAAAAGTAGTGGACAATTTAAGTTAATGGAAAGAAATATTAAAGATTTAAAAATAGAAGATTATCTTGTAGATGTTAGCGAAACGGTTGGGTTAACCTATCAGGCAGCTCTTATTCTTGCCATGAAAAAAGAAAAGGCAGCCTTTAAATTGTATATGAATTTAGCATCGAAAGTAGATGATCCCTTAATGAAATCGCTTTTCGAATCTTTAGCCCAAGAAGAATCAAAACATAAACTTCGTTTCGAGATAGAATATGACGAAATGATTAATAAAGATAATTAA